The Amycolatopsis sp. 195334CR genome window below encodes:
- a CDS encoding SdpI family protein produces MLVVALIPIVFGVLVGWGGVLGWRERLPRERGAGVRTAATGRSDEAFRVGNKVAGLPTMVGGAIGVLSGIAALFMPTVGGVIIAAVVGVVGTLVLLAAGGVLGNRAALGVPEPKPVPSGCSGCACGAGGCGALSSAAGPQGA; encoded by the coding sequence GTGCTGGTAGTCGCGCTGATCCCCATCGTCTTCGGTGTCCTGGTCGGCTGGGGCGGAGTCCTCGGCTGGCGCGAGCGGCTGCCCAGGGAGCGCGGCGCCGGTGTGCGCACCGCCGCCACCGGGCGCAGCGACGAGGCCTTCCGCGTCGGCAACAAGGTGGCTGGCCTGCCGACCATGGTCGGCGGCGCGATCGGTGTGCTCTCCGGGATCGCCGCGTTGTTCATGCCCACCGTCGGCGGCGTGATCATCGCCGCGGTGGTCGGGGTGGTCGGCACGCTGGTCCTGCTGGCCGCGGGCGGCGTGCTCGGCAACCGGGCGGCGCTCGGCGTGCCGGAACCCAAGCCCGTTCCGTCCGGTTGCTCCGGTTGTGCCTGTGGCGCGGGCGGGTGCGGTGCGCTCAGTTCCGCTGCAGGTCCCCAGGGTGCGTAG
- a CDS encoding esterase-like activity of phytase family protein, with translation MLKRLIGTALTAVVSLALLTPAAQAGDQRVRLLGEQTVPHGLLFDGTTVGGLSGIDRDPRTGEYVLVSDDRTNARFYTAKIDLAGAVQFTGVHHFKRPDGSLYPPQGVDPEELRVDPWLGTYYWSQEGDRTPTVLLDPSVREARRDGSHLRELPLPEDVKMKPESGPRQNYGPEGMTFAGHGALVVTAFEGPLLQDGPEATTERGAVSRILVQGRYGPVFAQYRYQQEPIFAASNPPGAFANNGVTSILHREGDRFLIMERSFVTGVGNKVRIFEIDLLKPGKKKLVTDLSTLGLSTVDNVEGMTWGPRLPSGERSLVLVSDNNFAATQVTQVITLALR, from the coding sequence ATGCTCAAGCGCCTGATCGGCACCGCGCTGACCGCGGTCGTCTCGCTCGCCCTGCTCACCCCGGCCGCCCAGGCGGGCGACCAGCGCGTTCGCCTGCTCGGCGAGCAGACCGTGCCGCACGGCCTGCTCTTCGACGGCACCACCGTCGGCGGGCTCTCCGGCATCGACCGCGACCCGCGCACCGGCGAATACGTGCTGGTCAGCGACGATCGCACGAACGCCCGCTTCTACACCGCCAAGATCGATCTCGCCGGCGCGGTCCAGTTCACCGGCGTGCACCACTTCAAGCGCCCGGACGGCTCCCTCTACCCGCCGCAGGGCGTCGACCCCGAGGAACTGCGCGTCGACCCGTGGCTGGGCACCTACTACTGGTCGCAGGAAGGCGACCGCACGCCGACCGTGCTGCTTGACCCGTCGGTCCGCGAAGCCCGGCGTGACGGTTCTCACCTGCGGGAGCTGCCGCTGCCCGAGGACGTGAAGATGAAGCCGGAGTCGGGGCCGCGGCAGAACTACGGGCCGGAGGGGATGACCTTCGCCGGGCACGGGGCGCTGGTGGTGACCGCGTTCGAGGGGCCGCTGCTGCAGGACGGCCCGGAGGCGACCACCGAACGCGGTGCCGTTTCGCGGATCCTGGTGCAGGGCCGCTACGGCCCGGTGTTCGCCCAGTACCGGTACCAGCAGGAGCCGATCTTCGCCGCGTCGAACCCGCCGGGTGCCTTCGCCAACAACGGCGTCACCTCGATCCTGCACCGCGAGGGCGACCGCTTCCTGATCATGGAGCGCTCGTTCGTCACCGGCGTCGGCAACAAAGTGCGGATCTTCGAGATCGACCTGCTCAAGCCGGGGAAGAAGAAGCTGGTGACCGACCTGTCCACCCTCGGGTTGTCCACTGTGGACAACGTGGAGGGGATGACCTGGGGACCGCGGCTGCCCTCCGGTGAGCGCAGCCTGGTGCTGGTCAGCGACAACAACTTCGCCGCCACCCAGGTGACCCAGGTGATCACCCTCGCGCTCCGGTGA
- the leuS gene encoding leucine--tRNA ligase, with product MTEATPDTPQHRYTAALAGKIEQRWQDYWADHGTYHAPNPVGALANPDADVPSDKLFVQDMFPYPSGAGLHVGHPLGFIATDVFARYHRMIGRNVLHTMGFDAFGLPAEQYAVQTGAHPRKTTEENIETYLRQIRRLGLGHDERRRVSTIDPEYYRWTQWIFLQIFNSFYDEKQGKARPIVDLETEYAQDKRRTPDGRNWCELTRAEQRDIIDSHRLAYISEAPVNWCPGLGTVLSNEEVTPDGRSERGNFPVFRRNLRQWMMRITAYADRLVDDLDRLDWPDKVKAMQRNWIGRSNGARVSFAAGDAKIEVFTTRPDTLFGATYLVLAPEHPLVDQLTTEAWPDGVAPAWTGDAATPAEAVAAYRLAASRKSELDRQENKDKTGVFTGTHAVNPANGERIPVFVADYVLMGYGTGAIMAVPGQDQRDWDFAEKFGLNIIRTVQPSEGFDGKAFTGEGAAINSGFLDGLGVDEAKKMIISWLEEHGHGHGTVQYKLRDWLFSRQRYWGEPFPVVYDEDGRVHALPDSHLPVELPEVDDYSPKTFEPDDPNTEPSPPLSRADDWVTVELDLGDGVKTYRRDTNTMPNWAGSCWYQLRYIDPENADRFVDPENEKYWTGPRPAEHGAEDPGGVDLYIGGVEHAVLHLLYSRFWQKVLFDLGHVSSDEPYRKLFNQGYIQAFAYTDSRGFYVPAEEVEERDGKYFHFDQEVKQEYGKMGKSLKNVVTPDQMSADYGADTFRFYEMSMGPLELSRPWATKDVVGSQRFLQRLWRLVVDETTGEPRVSEVDPTEDDRRQLHKTIAGVREDYAQMRFNTAGAKLIELNNHLTKAYGAAETTPRELAEALVLMLAPLCPHVAEELWQRLGHTDSLAHGPFPGVDEKYLVDDTVEYPVQVNGKVRTRVTVAADADKDAVQKAALADEKVVALLAGGEPRKVIVVPGRLVNVVV from the coding sequence ATGACCGAGGCGACGCCGGACACCCCCCAGCACCGCTACACCGCGGCGCTGGCCGGGAAGATCGAGCAGCGCTGGCAGGACTACTGGGCCGACCACGGCACCTACCACGCGCCGAACCCGGTCGGCGCGCTGGCGAACCCCGATGCCGACGTGCCCTCGGACAAGCTGTTCGTGCAGGACATGTTCCCCTACCCCTCCGGCGCCGGCCTGCACGTCGGGCACCCGCTGGGCTTCATCGCCACCGACGTGTTCGCCCGGTACCACCGGATGATCGGCCGGAACGTCCTGCACACGATGGGCTTCGACGCCTTCGGCCTGCCCGCCGAGCAGTACGCCGTGCAGACCGGCGCGCACCCCCGCAAGACCACCGAGGAGAACATCGAGACCTACCTGCGCCAGATCCGCAGGCTGGGGCTGGGTCACGACGAGCGCCGCCGGGTCTCCACCATCGACCCCGAGTACTACCGCTGGACCCAGTGGATCTTCCTGCAGATCTTCAACTCCTTCTACGACGAGAAGCAGGGCAAGGCGCGCCCGATCGTCGACCTGGAGACCGAGTACGCGCAGGACAAGCGCCGCACGCCCGATGGCCGCAACTGGTGCGAGCTGACCCGCGCCGAGCAGCGCGACATCATCGACTCGCACCGGCTGGCCTACATCTCCGAGGCGCCGGTGAACTGGTGCCCCGGCCTGGGCACGGTGCTGTCCAACGAGGAGGTCACCCCGGACGGCCGCAGCGAACGCGGCAACTTCCCGGTGTTCCGCCGCAACCTGCGCCAGTGGATGATGCGCATCACCGCCTACGCCGACCGCCTGGTCGACGACCTGGACCGGCTGGACTGGCCGGACAAGGTCAAGGCGATGCAGCGCAACTGGATCGGCCGGTCGAACGGCGCCAGGGTGTCCTTCGCCGCCGGTGACGCGAAGATCGAGGTGTTCACCACCCGCCCGGACACCCTGTTCGGCGCGACCTACCTGGTGCTGGCGCCCGAGCACCCGCTGGTCGACCAGCTGACCACCGAGGCGTGGCCCGATGGCGTCGCCCCGGCGTGGACCGGCGACGCCGCCACCCCGGCCGAAGCGGTGGCCGCGTACCGGCTGGCCGCCTCCCGCAAGTCCGAACTGGACCGGCAGGAGAACAAGGACAAAACCGGCGTGTTCACCGGTACCCACGCGGTGAACCCGGCCAACGGCGAGCGGATCCCGGTTTTTGTCGCCGACTACGTGCTGATGGGGTACGGCACCGGCGCGATCATGGCGGTGCCCGGCCAGGACCAGCGCGACTGGGACTTCGCGGAGAAGTTCGGGCTGAACATCATCCGGACCGTGCAGCCGTCCGAAGGCTTCGATGGCAAGGCGTTCACCGGCGAGGGCGCGGCGATCAATTCCGGGTTCCTGGACGGCCTGGGCGTCGACGAGGCGAAGAAGATGATCATCTCGTGGCTGGAGGAGCACGGCCACGGCCACGGCACCGTGCAGTACAAGCTGCGCGACTGGCTGTTCTCCCGCCAGCGCTACTGGGGCGAGCCGTTCCCGGTGGTCTACGACGAGGACGGCCGCGTGCACGCGCTGCCGGACAGCCACCTGCCGGTGGAACTGCCCGAGGTCGACGACTACTCCCCGAAGACCTTCGAGCCGGACGACCCGAACACCGAGCCGTCGCCGCCGCTGTCGCGCGCCGACGACTGGGTCACCGTCGAGCTGGACCTGGGCGACGGCGTGAAGACCTACCGCCGCGACACCAACACCATGCCCAACTGGGCGGGTTCGTGCTGGTACCAGCTGCGCTACATCGACCCGGAGAACGCCGACCGGTTCGTCGACCCGGAGAACGAGAAGTACTGGACCGGGCCGCGCCCGGCCGAGCACGGTGCCGAGGACCCCGGCGGCGTCGACCTGTACATCGGCGGCGTCGAGCACGCCGTGCTGCACCTGCTGTACTCGCGGTTCTGGCAGAAGGTGCTGTTCGACCTGGGCCACGTGAGCTCGGACGAGCCGTACCGGAAGCTGTTCAACCAGGGCTACATCCAGGCCTTCGCCTACACCGACTCGCGCGGCTTCTACGTGCCCGCCGAGGAGGTCGAGGAGCGCGACGGCAAGTACTTCCACTTCGACCAAGAGGTCAAGCAGGAGTACGGGAAGATGGGCAAGAGCCTGAAGAACGTGGTCACGCCCGACCAGATGTCGGCGGACTACGGGGCCGACACCTTCCGGTTCTACGAGATGTCGATGGGCCCGCTGGAGCTGTCGCGGCCGTGGGCGACCAAGGACGTGGTCGGCTCGCAGCGCTTCCTGCAGCGGCTGTGGCGGCTGGTGGTGGACGAGACCACCGGCGAGCCGCGGGTGTCCGAAGTGGACCCCACCGAGGACGACCGGCGGCAGCTGCACAAGACCATCGCCGGGGTCCGCGAGGACTACGCGCAGATGCGGTTCAACACCGCGGGCGCCAAGCTGATCGAGCTGAACAACCACCTGACCAAGGCGTACGGCGCGGCCGAGACCACGCCGCGCGAGCTGGCCGAGGCGCTGGTGCTGATGCTGGCGCCGCTGTGCCCGCACGTGGCCGAGGAGCTGTGGCAGCGCCTGGGCCACACGGACTCCCTGGCGCACGGCCCGTTCCCCGGGGTCGACGAGAAGTACCTGGTCGACGACACGGTGGAGTACCCGGTGCAGGTCAACGGCAAGGTGCGCACCCGGGTCACGGTGGCCGCCGACGCGGACAAGGACGCCGTGCAGAAGGCCGCGCTGGCCGACGAGAAGGTCGTCGCGCTGCTGGCCGGTGGCGAGCCGCGCAAGGTGATCGTGGTGCCCGGCCGCCTGGTCAACGTGGTGGTCTAG
- a CDS encoding SDR family oxidoreductase yields the protein MSLDGKVALVTGGSRGIGAATALRLAADGADVALTYRDNADAATEVAEKIKAAGRRALVIRADGAEAADCVRAVEETVAEFGRLDVLVNNAGVGMVAPITEMALEDIDRVLAVNVRAPFLAAKAAAAHLGQGGRLITIGSCVAERVPGPGMSLYALTKTAMVGLTKALARELGANGVTVNLVQPGPTDTAMNPADGPYAADQAAMTAVGRYGTPDEVAATVSFLAAESSRYVTGTAVSVDGGHAA from the coding sequence ATGTCGCTCGACGGCAAGGTGGCCCTGGTGACCGGCGGCAGCCGCGGGATCGGCGCGGCGACCGCGCTGCGGCTCGCGGCCGACGGTGCCGACGTGGCGCTGACCTATCGCGACAACGCCGACGCGGCGACCGAGGTGGCCGAGAAGATCAAGGCGGCGGGTCGCCGCGCGCTGGTGATCCGCGCGGACGGGGCCGAGGCCGCCGACTGCGTGCGCGCGGTCGAGGAGACCGTCGCCGAGTTCGGCAGGCTCGACGTGCTGGTCAACAACGCGGGCGTCGGCATGGTCGCGCCCATCACCGAGATGGCGCTGGAGGACATCGACCGGGTGCTCGCGGTGAACGTGCGCGCCCCGTTCCTCGCGGCGAAGGCGGCCGCGGCGCACCTCGGCCAGGGCGGGCGCCTGATCACCATCGGCAGCTGCGTCGCCGAGCGCGTGCCGGGGCCGGGCATGTCGCTGTACGCGCTGACCAAGACCGCGATGGTCGGGCTGACCAAGGCGCTGGCCCGCGAGCTGGGTGCGAACGGGGTGACGGTCAACCTGGTGCAGCCGGGCCCGACCGACACCGCGATGAACCCGGCGGACGGCCCGTACGCCGCGGACCAGGCCGCGATGACCGCGGTCGGGCGCTACGGCACGCCGGACGAGGTGGCCGCCACGGTGTCGTTCCTGGCCGCGGAGAGCAGCCGGTACGTCACCGGCACGGCGGTCTCGGTCGACGGCGGCCACGCAGCCTGA
- a CDS encoding TetR/AcrR family transcriptional regulator — protein MGRPTRRGRARSATDHEIRQTARALLVADGPEAVTLRAIARELGITAPALYRYYGSRDDLLAHLRLDIVGDLGDELAGEVAELAEDDGAVQLFALCRGFRHWALTHTREFTLVFASPTGEVGSAPSSAATLSRADEPFGRIFLTTAGHLLATHELDTPSDEAVPAELRDDLAAYRGDLLSVLSESGLDFPAEKLDLGTTYLMIQFWARIYGHVTLEVFGNYPIPVTKPDVLFDAMLADLAREIGVLPR, from the coding sequence ATGGGCAGGCCAACCCGGCGGGGGCGCGCACGCTCCGCGACGGATCACGAGATCCGGCAGACCGCGCGGGCCCTGCTGGTGGCCGACGGACCCGAAGCGGTCACGCTCCGGGCCATCGCCAGGGAGCTGGGCATCACCGCGCCCGCGCTGTACCGCTACTACGGTTCACGTGACGACCTGCTCGCGCACCTGCGGTTGGACATCGTCGGCGACCTGGGCGACGAACTGGCCGGTGAGGTGGCCGAACTCGCCGAGGACGACGGTGCCGTGCAGCTCTTCGCGCTGTGCCGCGGGTTCCGCCACTGGGCGTTGACGCACACGCGCGAGTTCACCCTCGTTTTCGCGTCCCCGACCGGCGAAGTGGGTTCGGCGCCGAGCAGCGCCGCCACGCTGAGCCGCGCGGACGAGCCGTTCGGCCGGATCTTCCTGACCACCGCCGGGCACCTGCTCGCCACGCACGAGCTGGACACCCCCTCGGACGAAGCGGTCCCCGCGGAACTGCGCGACGACCTCGCCGCCTACCGCGGGGACCTGCTCTCCGTGCTGAGCGAATCGGGCCTCGACTTCCCGGCCGAGAAGCTGGACCTGGGCACCACGTACCTGATGATCCAGTTCTGGGCGCGGATCTACGGCCACGTCACGCTCGAGGTGTTCGGCAACTACCCGATCCCGGTGACCAAGCCGGACGTGCTGTTCGACGCCATGCTCGCCGACCTGGCCAGGGAGATCGGGGTGTTGCCGCGGTGA